A genomic window from Natronolimnobius sp. AArcel1 includes:
- a CDS encoding DUF2062 domain-containing protein, protein MGRERLALYRDRVRRKLQAAFREEHTPHQVGASFAIGIFITALPTGGLGIGLFFVLTSLWSWISKPALFASVAVLNPFVKPVVYVSSLQLGGLLLGTNPILTADVSAVTARIVITQLLVGNLIIAVLLAAIGYVFVRRLTRAYRQQKRQRSEPPYRWIIPDRFR, encoded by the coding sequence ATGGGACGTGAGCGCCTTGCCCTGTATCGCGACCGTGTGCGGCGCAAACTGCAGGCTGCGTTTCGCGAAGAGCACACGCCACATCAGGTTGGGGCCAGTTTTGCGATTGGAATCTTCATCACGGCACTTCCCACGGGCGGGCTTGGCATCGGGCTCTTTTTCGTCCTCACCTCGCTGTGGTCGTGGATCAGCAAGCCCGCACTCTTTGCCTCAGTTGCCGTCCTGAACCCGTTTGTCAAACCAGTCGTCTACGTCTCGAGTCTGCAACTCGGCGGACTATTGTTGGGAACGAATCCGATCCTCACGGCCGATGTGTCTGCTGTAACCGCCCGAATCGTCATTACGCAACTGTTGGTCGGAAATCTCATTATCGCAGTTCTCCTCGCTGCGATTGGGTACGTTTTCGTCCGGCGCCTGACACGGGCGTATCGACAACAAAAACGCCAGCGATCGGAGCCACCCTATCGATGGATTATCCCCGACCGATTTCGCTAG
- a CDS encoding DUF6517 family protein: MNRRTLLAGLGVSGLASLSGCLGLIGMDEHESAPAGVDAAIRSETGYEQTGVDELTIDEEVDLTVTSERVVVHNYLTEHEKAVDVAGLANQRAAIFSVLTTPEVGALGRNFNPVEEMDARELVDLIEDNYDEIGNIEFEDDESVEILEQTTTRSWFTADAEFEGTSLTVDLHVTEAVSAGDDLLVSIGVYPADLRSREEDNVIALMENIVADINEADDDEDASDDEPDNGDDETDEGEPDDGDSGDGSDGDEDGEEDDGADDGDETTDDDGDDGLLTL, from the coding sequence ATGAATCGTCGAACCCTGCTCGCCGGACTCGGTGTGTCCGGCCTTGCAAGCCTCTCCGGGTGTCTTGGACTGATTGGCATGGATGAACACGAGTCGGCGCCGGCTGGCGTCGACGCCGCTATCCGGTCAGAGACAGGCTACGAACAGACTGGCGTCGATGAACTGACGATCGATGAGGAGGTTGATCTCACCGTCACATCGGAGCGTGTGGTCGTCCATAACTACCTAACTGAACACGAAAAAGCGGTCGACGTTGCAGGGCTTGCCAACCAGCGTGCAGCGATTTTCTCCGTACTGACGACGCCGGAGGTCGGTGCCCTCGGACGAAATTTCAATCCCGTTGAGGAGATGGACGCCCGGGAACTCGTCGACCTAATCGAGGATAACTACGACGAGATCGGTAACATCGAATTCGAAGACGACGAGTCAGTCGAGATTCTCGAGCAGACGACGACGCGGTCGTGGTTCACCGCTGATGCAGAGTTCGAAGGGACAAGTCTCACGGTTGACCTGCACGTCACTGAAGCCGTCAGTGCTGGAGACGACTTACTCGTCTCGATCGGCGTCTACCCGGCGGATCTCAGGAGCCGCGAAGAGGACAATGTGATCGCGCTCATGGAGAACATCGTCGCGGATATCAATGAGGCTGATGACGATGAGGACGCCTCGGACGATGAGCCTGATAACGGGGACGACGAAACTGACGAGGGCGAACCAGATGACGGAGACAGTGGTGACGGGAGCGATGGTGACGAAGACGGCGAGGAGGACGATGGGGCTGACGATGGCGATGAAACGACTGACGACGATGGAGACGACGGTCTCCTTACCTTGTAG
- a CDS encoding acyl-CoA dehydrogenase family protein: MAFELSDEHRMIRETVRDFCEREIEPIAQEIEDEHRFPDEIFDQLAALDMLGVPISDEYGGLGGDTLMYTLVAEELGRVSGSIGLSYVAHTSLASKPIEQFGTDEQKERWLRPLAEGEYLGGWALTEPESGSDASDMDTVAEKEGEEWVLNGTKQFITNASEAGSILVKAVTDPGAGYDGISTFIVDPREDDGFEVTTTWEKMGLNASPTCEIRFDDVRLPDDRLLGEEGAGWTQTKKTLDGGRISIAALSTGLAQGAYEHAKAYSQEREQFGQPISAFDAIRDKIVDMHRKTERARLLTYRAARTADAGEPVTRESALAKLDASEAAREVAEDAVQVLGGYGYTTDFAPQRFYRDAKLMEIGEGTSEIQHLVIGRELGL, from the coding sequence ATGGCTTTCGAGCTGTCCGACGAACACCGGATGATCCGGGAGACCGTCAGGGACTTCTGTGAGCGCGAAATCGAACCGATCGCACAGGAGATCGAAGACGAACACCGGTTTCCCGACGAAATTTTCGATCAACTGGCCGCGCTCGACATGCTCGGCGTCCCCATCAGCGATGAGTACGGCGGACTGGGCGGTGATACACTCATGTACACTCTCGTCGCCGAAGAACTGGGACGCGTCTCCGGGTCGATTGGCCTTTCGTACGTTGCCCACACCTCGCTGGCATCAAAGCCAATCGAACAGTTCGGCACCGACGAGCAGAAAGAACGGTGGCTCCGCCCACTCGCAGAAGGCGAGTACCTCGGCGGCTGGGCGCTGACCGAACCCGAAAGCGGCTCCGACGCCTCGGATATGGACACTGTCGCGGAAAAGGAAGGCGAAGAGTGGGTTTTGAACGGCACTAAGCAGTTCATTACCAACGCCTCGGAAGCCGGATCGATTCTCGTCAAGGCAGTCACGGACCCCGGCGCGGGCTACGACGGCATCTCGACGTTTATCGTCGACCCCCGTGAGGACGACGGGTTCGAGGTCACGACGACCTGGGAGAAAATGGGGCTCAACGCTTCACCGACCTGTGAGATTCGCTTCGATGATGTCCGACTGCCCGATGACCGTCTCCTCGGCGAGGAAGGTGCGGGCTGGACACAAACGAAAAAGACGCTCGACGGCGGCCGAATTTCGATCGCTGCACTCTCGACGGGACTGGCACAGGGTGCGTACGAACACGCGAAGGCGTACAGCCAGGAACGTGAGCAGTTTGGACAACCAATTTCGGCGTTTGACGCCATCCGGGACAAAATCGTCGACATGCACCGGAAAACTGAGCGAGCCCGGTTGCTCACCTATCGCGCTGCACGGACCGCCGACGCAGGCGAACCGGTAACCAGAGAGTCGGCGCTGGCAAAACTCGACGCCAGCGAGGCAGCCCGTGAGGTTGCCGAAGACGCCGTCCAAGTGCTCGGTGGCTACGGCTACACCACGGATTTCGCCCCGCAGCGATTCTATCGCGACGCGAAACTCATGGAAATCGGCGAAGGAACGAGTGAGATACAACACCTCGTGATCGGACGAGAACTCGGTCTTTAA